The genomic stretch GCATGGGGTTTTTGATTCATCGATGGGGTAAGTTATGTTATCTCTATGTTGCTCGGTTCTTGCTTGATTATGCGACTTAATTTACTAATACAAGTCGAAGGATTTATTTAGTATAGTATACATGTTTGAAAACTCGTATTTGGAAGAAAAATATTTCTGCAATTTAGTTAACTTATAaactttttttgtttattttgattcaGTTGGGTATCTAATGGTGTTGTTGGCTCTCCAGCTTTTGCAGCCTATGATCAAGGTTTGTTATATAATTGTCAAGTTAATATATGTGCTGTCGCAAACAAATTTTTTTCGGAATTATTAATGCAGAGTTTTTGTTCTATCTGCAGGGTACGATGTATTTCTCGGGAACTTTCGCGGTTTGGTTTCCAGAGAACACGTCAACAAGAACATGTCATCGCGTCAGTAAGTTCTCATTCTCAAAacaaatttgttttgttttttgagtTTGATTTGATATAATCCTCAAAacaaatttgttttgttttttgagtTTGATTTGATATAATCTGGTTTTCATCGTATGCGATTTTATTTATGTAATGGAATTGATGTGATGCAGATATTGGCAGTACTCCGTCAACGAGCACGCGACGGAGGATATTCCTGCTATGATAGAGAAAATCGATGAAGTGAAAACTGCAGAGTTAAAGCTTAGTAAACCTGATATTGAGGAGGAAACCGATGACGATCAGCTTTACAAGCTTTGTGCGATTTCTCATAGTTTAGGAGGAGCTGCTATGATAATGTATATTGTTACGCGAAGGATAGAAGAGAAGCAACATAGGCTTTCAAGATTGATTTTACTATCTCCGGCCGGTTTTCATGACGATTCTAACATAGTTTTTTCTATGGCAGAGATTCTATTAACTATTGCGGCTCCCGTTTTGTCTCATGTTGTGCCTGCGTTTTATATACCTACACGGTTTTTTCGCATGCTTGTCTTTAAGTTAGCTCGGGATCTTCATAACCTACCTGCCGTCGGAGGATTAGTTCAAACCTTGATGAGTTATGTTGTTGGTGGAGATAGCTCAAATTGGGTtggagttttagggttaccgcaCTACAACATGAACGACATGCCGGGAGTGTCTTTTCGTGTCGCCCTCCATCTTGCACAGATTAAACGTGTCGGAAGGTTTAGAATGTTCGATTACGGGAGTGCTTCTGCCAATAGACAAGCGTACGGTTCACCCGAGCCTTTGGATTTAGGTAAACACTACGGACTCATCGACATTCCCGTTGATCTTGTTGCTGGACATAAAGACAAAGTTATAAGACCTTCAATGGTAAAGCGACACTATAGATTAATGAAAAGTGCCGGCGTAAATGTTTCGTATAACGAATTTGAATACGCGCATTTGGACTTCACGTTCTCGCACCGCGAAGAACTCTTGTCATATGTCATGTCACGCATGTTGCTCGTTGATCCGAACTCAAAGCATCAAGTGAATCAAAGGGTTTCAAAATCGGGGAGAAACCGACAAGAAGAAGCTAGCGAGTAGGTTGTACAAAAAGTTTATTCAAATGTTGTCGAACTGGAAAGCTAGCCGAGTCGATCAGTTAAGATTTTTGGGTGTGAACAACAGTTTATTCAATGATTATAGAGGTGTAATGTGTACTACTAGGGgtcatctttttctttctcatttgGAGGAAAAGTTGATCATGAAAATATGTTACAAATTTACATGTTGTAAAATAGTGTTCTGATTATTAGAAATGAACAAAGGCTAAGTAAGAGTGTAGTTTAAATTTGTATCATATGTGTTAGTAGTTCACTAGATACTCTTGTGGCAATTTGATGTAAATCTATTTTCTCTTAGTTGAGGAAAGTGATTCTCTCAAAATTTGGTTATGACATACATTTGCTTGTAATGAATTTGAAATTATCTATAGATATACCTTGTTGATGTAGTcatgcatgatgtgtttcatttttgttttcaagTACTTATTTTTAGCTAAGGTTTTGATGAACATGTAGGGCTTGCCCATTTCAGTTTTTATGTTTATGCAAAAACACGTTTGAAATACCTCTCGGAGACGAATCTGGTGAGGTCGCAATTGAATAGGTTAAACTGAGTTTatttagggatttgagcagcACGATAGAAGTATGCGTGAGCTCAAGATGAAAGAGTGTATTgtttatccctcgatcgggagtcCTATTTATACAACCGTAATGATGAACCACAACTTTAATGAAATGACCCTTGGAATCCCTCAGTAATGACAGCTAATGACAGCTGTCGTAACCTCCGCCGCCCTCTATTTAAAAAATGTAACGCCTTGTAACAGGTCAAGCGAGTCCTATATTTGTAACCGTCAAAGCGGACTAAGACAACCGGCTGCGGAGGTGGGGAATATAGAAGCCCTCCGACCTGAGGGCTTGCCGAGTAGAGGAGATGATCCGACTAGAAAATATGTATCTGACCTGCTCGACGGTATGCCACCAATCCGACCTCTCTACCATAACCGCTTATATTCATACCGACCTCCCATGTCGGCTTAAGTATTTTTGGTATGTACAATATATATTCAAGATTATTAAGTACCTCCCATGTATTTTTGGTACTACAATATATATTCAAGATTATTGAGTAAAAGTAAGTTATACttgagataaaaaaaatatgaacacCAGATTCATCCCATAAAATAACAAGACTGTTGTTTGTTTCTTCTGATTATGTTCCAGGTTCTATGAACAATGTATCCTGCCATATATATTAAATAGTTAGATTCAAAAGAAAACTTCAAAAGAAAAGCTATAAAATTAGATACTACTATTTGAAATACTATACTCACCCCAGGGAAGACTGTTCCAACAAAGAAGTTTTCTCTTTCAGTTGGAAACAAGATTATTGATTGATATTGTTGATCAATTTTTGCACACTGCATGGACACATCACACATCAAATATTTAAGACTAGGTATAAAAAAAACATTGAACTCTTGTTGTCTATAAAAGTGTGTGTGACTCACCAAATATCTGTTTTTCAAATGCTTGTACAAATCAACACTGTTGTACTTAAGCGCATGGAAGATAACATTACCTATTGGATGGTAAAATCTGAAATTTAACAATATTAGAATATGTAAGCAAGTATAAGTGAAAATAGGCATCATTGTGCTTAAATAAAAAGTACTTTTTTGTATGGTTGACAGCCTTAAGTGGTAACAAATGGCTTATCTCCAACCTATTACTCCATCTAAGAGTAAGCCTGCAAAATGCAGCAAAAGTTAACAATGCCGAGTTTACgaaatttatggttatacaaaaGAGAATCCACATACGTGAGTGATGTCGTTGGTTTTCTGAAGGCCTGTTACATGGAAACAAACAAGGAAAATTTTAAGCTATATATAAATTTTGATgtcaaatatttcaaaaaaaaaagtatattctATCATACCCTTGCTTTAATGACAGTTACGCGGCTCGAGTTAATTTTTCCTGTTAAATTTCCCTAGATCATGATTCATATATTATCAGCAACCTCGGAAATGCGGAGAATCTAAATTTGTAAGAATGATAGATCGTTTTTCTGTTAAAAAAATGAGAATAGTTTACTTACCTCCCAAGTATGAATGTAGTCCTGTAAATCGTCGAGGGGCGAGAAGAAATTCAAATTTGAGTTCGAGTTCAAGTTCGGATATGATGGAGATATGCTTTGTGCAGAATGAATCCGATAATTTGTTCCTAACGGAGGCGATAAATTGACCGGAGTCATATTATTCACCGGATACTGGTTGTAGGCTTGAAAACATTGTCCGGTAGGTTGCGTGGGAAAGTTTCCGATTGATTCTCTAGCAAAACTAGGAAACATTGGAAACTGACTTGTTGATGATGAGTATGGTTGAGGTTGCATCTGTGAGTTTCCTATTAAATTAGGATATGCGAAATTCCCATTGGAAAGGCTAGCTTGGAATTGAGAAGAAGAATCCAATGTTGATGAGTTTGTCGTAATCACGTGTGGATTATACCATGATTGCAAACTGTTTTCGCTAAAAAGTCCTGTCGAAGATCCTTCTCCTGTATTCGAAACAGGAGTTTGTACTTCGAACGGCGTAAAGTTTACTACCTTAGATGAACATGCAGTGAATTCAACATTTGATGTTTGATCATCTGATGTATTCAGAGCTTTTTGCAATTCATTTTCAACCTCTATTAGTGCTTCCGTCGAAATTTGTTTTTCTAAAAGGTTTATCAGATCATTGTCTTCTTCTAACGGTGAAAATGTTCTCGGCCTTTTCATCGGTGGAAAAATATCATTATCGCTATTGAGCTCGGCCATGATATCTTCATATAGATTTGTGTGAACTTGAGAGTTAAGGAATGCAACATTCGCCTGGTCCGTGCCATTCGGAAAAATCAATTCCTCAAAATCAAAAGGTTGCGAGGTGCTTAAATCATTGCAAGCTTCGCTTATTTTTGCTCCTATCGTCGCCTGAGATGCTACAGATTCTTCTAAAAGTGTTGAATCAGATGCTATATTAATTGATGCAACACTTGTTGAAGGAAATTCCACTATTCTCTTTTCTTTAAGTGCAGTGTGTGCTTCTCTAAAGTTTTTTGACAGTAAAATTGTCAATTGTCCTGTGCTGTAACTAGAGATTGGAGCATTTGACAATGTTAATACATTATTTCCCTACAAgtccataaaaataaaaatcgtcAATATACTCACTGAAACGTCACATTCAATATATGCAGTAGTACACTTCATATTAAAAATGTGTCTGATGACTTCAGATTAAAAATGTGTCTGATGTCTGAGACGAACCAGTATTACGTACCATAATGGACACTAGGATTTATATATGAGAGAATAATTCTTACCAAATTAAATATGGCTCCAAAAATAGGAACTGGATTAGGAGTTATCACTGATAGGGACACAGCTAGCTGCATGAAGCAACATGAGCATATTAGAAAGTTACATCTTTTGTAGCGACGACTACAGAGATGTTCAACCTAAGTGTAAGTTACACGTAAGATTTAACGGCTCTGCAATCGTTGCATAAAGAATGTAAATCAGTCTTGTTTGAGAATATTACCGGGACACATTTTTTGGCGACTTCGAGAAAATCGACGTGACAAGCCTGTAATCGTTGACCAATAACTTGAGCTCTAAGAATCATTGGCACACAGACATGCATTGTCTTAGGAACAGGATCACCTGTAGCAACTAGAATACAATGTCTTTCTGCATTGTAGTATTCTCTTTCTGTCATTGTATCACATGGTTTTGGATACATCTGAAAAATTCAaccaatatttaaaatttttttaattaatttttatttcttgtatattttttcatgcaaatatataaatatagttGAATTAATAATTGAACAATGAGAATTAAAATACCACAAGAGCCTCTGCTAAACCTTCTGTAATGCTAGATTGATTTATATCATTTCCATTGAATGATAGATGTGACAATTTTTCCATGTATTTGTTCACATCTTTTGTCCAGTTTATAAATTGCATGTCATAACCTACTTCCACTGAAAATATTCAATAAATTACCATGCAAATtttatagcaaaaaaaaaaaaaaattataagtattACCTAGTTCAGCGTTTGCATTATAAAATACTAGTCCAAGATAATTTTCCtatagagaaaaaaatataaagtgTAAGAGATGATATATTATTCATTGGTAGAGTTAAAATTTGAATTATGTTATGATAATTTAAAGaaagaaattattaaaattattacatGGTCTTGTCTTTCTCCAGCGAAGCACCTGCATAATCAACCAGCGAAAAAGTGAAATTTTAATGCATTTAGAATCATGATGAAATTATTTCGTTAAATTAGCAAATTTGAATTCACGACATCCaacttattcattttttaaagataaaattcgAGCTACTAAATTTGTTGACAAATTTTTTATGTTAAACGAGCTCAGTAATTAGTTGTGCATGAAAATCTAACGGTAAGATAGATTAGCGATATTCTACTTATTCATCTTTAACGGGTGAACTTTAACGGGTGAAATTTCAGCCaccacacctttttttttttttgggtcttTTTGTGACTATTTTcttatttatgtgaatttttattaaaaaaagaattacatattatttaattatgaGATTTGGTTGTTTGTCAATTGAGtgagaaaaataaatttcatGAATTTAATGAAAGTAGGAAGTTGTATTCTTAGGGAAGATAAAAAgatatggagagagagagagaggtgtgaacacaataaatatataataaaatttgagaaatatgagaaaaagaaaagtaaagaaAAGATGTATTTTGTTGTTGTCTTTAAtgttagaaaatataaaaagttagagaatcttttattgttatttataACACTTTTGCTAATATAAAAAGAATGATAACTAAATTTATAACACTTTTGCTTTTTCTTGACTACAAAGAATTTTGCTTACAATATAATATGTATTTTGAATTTCAACAACATTGAAAGACAATTTGGTTGATTTGTAAGACATTTCTATTCACTAAAGGAATTCATTGTTTCTTGAAAAAATAATAGCTAAATTATGGATCAATGATGCAAAAtagtttttttacaatttttttatcaaaatgtacaatatattttataaagTCAACTTTACACTCATGTTAATATAATTTtacatataatataaaaaaaaaattgctttTTGTAATCTTTTTGACTAAAAAGAATGaaaccaaaatttaaaatttaaaaatattcaaatatattagaaAAATGGTCAAATCTATATAACTTAACTTTTCTTTTCATGAAAAAGTTAGCACCATGGcacttaaatttttatttttttttacattctgAAGTCtttcatataaataataataataataataataataataataataataataataataataataataataataataataataataataataataataataataataataataataataatatttaataaatcgtACAATTTTTATATCAATTCAATATTGTGTTGATGACCTACATAAATGACATTATAATAAACTTTACAGAAAagcaaataacaaataaatattaaaggaAATCTGtcaaaaagaaatttaataaaatttttaatttatcgTTTTGTGGTATAGTCTTGACTATTTTTAGTGTTTTAACTATTTTTTCTTTTGGCCACATTTAAccaattaaaatatatcaaaaatatttttttataggaatGCTGTTTGCTTTGAAAAG from Vicia villosa cultivar HV-30 ecotype Madison, WI linkage group LG4, Vvil1.0, whole genome shotgun sequence encodes the following:
- the LOC131594320 gene encoding uncharacterized protein LOC131594320; this translates as MKRNNPMMQRLVDHVLVVTKESVKAVTCESLNNIVRIINGISALLLALLPGNAKILEGIHGWELRPTFRGPRFPRWMENGASSFNQFIHELSMDSDNSGLEYSSSGEEDSDRYECPPSPASHSSRASEAAFARNSRHQMNWIQYILLWILLPVKFLLRIPLRLLHFAYFVVLKALHISREKRPSRLHAYRRVQSIKDHFIHRATDRRRGIVEDLHLGIEICIEAVFDVVRKGAHLLLSPTKAFGALFRLFSSHESGNEEIRNSAEDASTSTSMLGDENPVRSERKINYQSLNTEARTCQDVITDLGYPYEAIHVITADGYILLLERIPRRDAKKAVFLQHGVFDSSMGWVSNGVVGSPAFAAYDQGYDVFLGNFRGLVSREHVNKNMSSRQYWQYSVNEHATEDIPAMIEKIDEVKTAELKLSKPDIEEETDDDQLYKLCAISHSLGGAAMIMYIVTRRIEEKQHRLSRLILLSPAGFHDDSNIVFSMAEILLTIAAPVLSHVVPAFYIPTRFFRMLVFKLARDLHNLPAVGGLVQTLMSYVVGGDSSNWVGVLGLPHYNMNDMPGVSFRVALHLAQIKRVGRFRMFDYGSASANRQAYGSPEPLDLGKHYGLIDIPVDLVAGHKDKVIRPSMVKRHYRLMKSAGVNVSYNEFEYAHLDFTFSHREELLSYVMSRMLLVDPNSKHQVNQRVSKSGRNRQEEASE
- the LOC131594867 gene encoding mediator of RNA polymerase II transcription subunit 25-like encodes the protein MSNGNMLRLLMRHLSLLPNLTISTDFTFFDLEIKYANNNFLGDKLPHAYEIQTVSINLITNSSMENKRWLNIVVDGNKAMEQYWMHIVSNYLEKIVRCFAGERQDHENYLGLVFYNANAELVEVGYDMQFINWTKDVNKYMEKLSHLSFNGNDINQSSITEGLAEALVMYPKPCDTMTEREYYNAERHCILVATGDPVPKTMHVCVPMILRAQVIGQRLQACHVDFLEVAKKCVPLAVSLSVITPNPVPIFGAIFNLGNNVLTLSNAPISSYSTGQLTILLSKNFREAHTALKEKRIVEFPSTSVASINIASDSTLLEESVASQATIGAKISEACNDLSTSQPFDFEELIFPNGTDQANVAFLNSQVHTNLYEDIMAELNSDNDIFPPMKRPRTFSPLEEDNDLINLLEKQISTEALIEVENELQKALNTSDDQTSNVEFTACSSKVVNFTPFEVQTPVSNTGEGSSTGLFSENSLQSWYNPHVITTNSSTLDSSSQFQASLSNGNFAYPNLIGNSQMQPQPYSSSTSQFPMFPSFARESIGNFPTQPTGQCFQAYNQYPVNNMTPVNLSPPLGTNYRIHSAQSISPSYPNLNSNSNLNFFSPLDDLQDYIHTWEVSKLFSFF